One Leptodactylus fuscus isolate aLepFus1 chromosome 11, aLepFus1.hap2, whole genome shotgun sequence genomic window, AATCGACAAGGGTTTACAGGGTTCATTTGTGTGCCACAAAAATGTACAAGACTAAGACAATGGAAGTAACgtaatacaatgtatacattGAGTAGGTGATATTTGTAGCCCTCAAAATGGCTGACAATGGTTGCAAACTCCTCTCCACATTTACAGTaggaagagcagctctggagcactACATCCTACTCTACTTCAAGTAGGCTCATAGTGTCAGAAATCAGGAGATATAAGGataattttatgtttttcttaTCAGGGAGTCTCTTAAGGAGCATGGAGCTGGGGCAGGAGGAACTAGGAACATTTCTGGCACCAGCAAATACCATGTGGACCTGGAATGTGAATTAGCGGATCTGCACCACAAGGATGCAGCCCTGCTCTTCTCCTCCTGCTTTGTTGCCAATGACTCTACCCTGTTCACTTTGGCAAAGATGTTACCAGGTAGGTAAAGCATGTCTGCAGAGGTGACTACTAAGAGGAATGTCACCTACCATAATATTAGTAGGGAAACTGCACATTATAAGGCAGATTGGGAGTTGGCTATGTGTCAGTAGGAAAGATTTGGGCCTGTAATCCCTTATTTACagcaaattgtaaaaaaaaatatgctgagTCTAACACTGTCCTCCAATGTCATccgtcatacagtcctatgaaaaagtttgggcacccctattaatcttaatcatttttagttctaaatattttggtgtttgcaacagccatttcagtttgatatatctaataactgatggacacagtaatatttcaggattgaaatgaggtttattgtactaacagaaaatgcgcaatatgcattaaaccaaaatttgaccggtgcaaaaatatgggcacctcaacagaaaagtgacattaatatttagtacatcctccttttgcaaagataacagcctctagtcgcttcctgtagcttttaatcagttcctggatcctggatgaaggtattttggaccatttctttctacaaaacaattcaagttcagttaagtttgatggtcgccgaacatggacagcctgctctcaaatgatctgaaaacaaagattgttcaacatagttgttcaggggaaggatacaaaacgttgtctcagagatttaacctgtcagtttccactgtgaggaacatagtaaggaaatggaagaccacagggacagttcttgttaagcccagaagtggcaggccaagaaaaatatcagaaaggcagagaagaagaatggtgagaacagtcaaggacaatccacagaccacctccaaagagctgcagcatcatcttgctgcagatggtgtcactgtgcatcggtcaactatacagcgcactttgcacaaatagaagctgtatgggagagtgatgagaaagaagccgtttctgcacgtacgccacaaatagagttgcctgaggtatgaaaaagcacatttggacaaggcagcttcattttggaaacaaaaattgagttgtttggttataaaaaaaggcgttatgcatggcgtccaaaaagaaacagcattccaagaaaaacacatgctacccactgtaaaatttggtggaggttccatcatgctttttggctgtgtggccaatgccggcgtcgggaatcttgttaaagttgagagtcgcatggattccactcagtatcagcagattcttgagaataatgttcaagaatcagtgacgaagttgaagttacgccggggatggatatttcagcaagacaatgatccaaaacaccgctccaaatcctcaggcattcatgcagaggaacaattacaatgttctggaatggccatcccagtccccagacctgaatatcattgaacatctgtgggatgatttgaagcgggctgtccatgctcggcgaccatctaacttaactgaacttgaattgtttgtccaaaatacctttatccaggatccaggaactgattaaaagctacaggaagcgactagaggctgttatctttgcaaaaggaggatctactaaatattaatgtcacttttctgttgaggtgcccatacttttgcaccggtcaaattttggtttaatgcatattgcacattttctgttagtacaataaacctcatttcaatcctgaaatattactgtgtccatcagttattagatatatcaaactgaaatggctgttgcaaataccaaaatatttagaactaaaaatgattaagattaataggggtgcccaaactttttcataggactgtatgttcatCTTATGGTGGAATGGATTGTTCACACATTCAGGCGTTCCACACTTTAAATAGGGAGAAGAGAGTAcaagagaaggaagaggaaggaTGGATGGAGAAGGGTGGAGAGAGTAGAAGAGAAGTCAAAAGGTGGACGTATGGTGAAGGGTGGGGAGAGTAGAAGAGAAGTCAAAAGATGGATGGATGGTTAAGAATGGGGAGAGTagaaaagaagtaaaaaaatgGACGGATAGTGAAGGGTGGGGAGTATAGAAGAGAAAGTTGGATGGAGAAGGGTGGGAAGAGTAGAAGAGAAGGGagaggatggatggatggtgAAGGGTATTCAGAGTAAAAGGGAAGGGAGAGGAGGGATAGATGGATGGAAAAAGGAGTGGAGTGGAAGGCTTGGGAAAAAAGAGTGTACAGGAGAAGGGAGGAATATAAAAGAGAGGAGAGAAAAAGGGAGGAGTGGAGAAAAGAGAACAGCGCAGAGGTGAGGGTAGAAGAGAAGAGAATAGAAGATAGAGAAGGAGGGGAGAAGATAGGGGAATACAGGAAAGAGGAGGAAAGGAAAGTAAAAGGAGAGAAGAAAATAGAGGAAAAGATttgtgcagagaagggaagggaaAGAAAAGGAGAGTGGAGAGGAGATGGGATGAAATTGAGAGACAGAGAATAGAAAGGAGAGAAATTTTGAGGAAAAGACAGGAGGAAGGATGGGAATGGAGAAGAAAGGAGGGATGGATAAGTGAAATGAGAGGAGGAATGAGAAAGAAAAATGATGGacgaatggagaagagagagggcAGAGCGAGAGAGTAAAGGAGAGGAGctaaaagagagagagaagggaTGGAGAAGAGGGGGTAGTGGAGAAGAGAGACTAAAGCAGAAAAAGCAGGAAGAAATGAGGGAAGGTGAGCGGGGGGAGAGAAGGAAAGAAGGACAGTAGAGAGGAGCAAAAGGATCAGAGTGTATAAAGGGGATATGGCGGGACCTTCAGTACATCCCAACCTTCTGTTCTCTCTGTAAGCTGGTGCAGTAGGTAGTCAGTAAGTAGTCTGTATTGTGCCACACCAAGTTAGCAGATTCTTCTGCTGCCACTCtcttctatcctctatctattatAAAGTAAAGAAAATATCCAAATAAAAGgattaataaatgtatatttagAAGCCTCTAAAAATCTAAGTAGTAGAATACGGGCCAGTAATATAATGATCATATATAGCCTATAACAGGCAGAAATAAGGTGAATTCAGTTGAAGAACGAATGGAGTTACAGCCGGCTTTAGATTTAGTGTCCCTTTATTCATGGCCACTTGTACAGAAATAATAACTTGTTTTGTCCTTGTCTCCAGGCTGTGAGATTTACTCGGATGCAGGAAACCATGCATCTATGATCCAGGGCATCCGGAACAGTGGGGTGGCTAAATACGTCTTCCGTCACAATGACCCTGCCCATCTTGAAGAACTGCTCCGTAAATCAGATCCTAAAAAACCCAAGATTGTTGCCTTTGAGACAGTCCACTCTATGGATGGTGAGCTCTCAAACACCCCTCTTATCCTGTTGACACATAATGGATGATGTAAAAACTGATCTGATCTGTGACTGTGATCTGCTCATGTCGAGTGTGACAGGCGGGATCCTCCAGCAGATCATCCCATGGACTGTAATCTATGTaatgaggaggaggatgtcaTGGTCAATACATCCTGGAAATGCTACATGTGCGGCTCATAGAAATGGGACGTGACATGAAAATCATATTAGCAATCCCAAGAgtgatcttaaagaggacccgtCACCTGTCCTGATATGTCTGATTTATCATATACTTGTGTTCCCCATTATATAACATTTCCAGAGCATGCTTTCTTAGCAGTCTGTATTGTGCTGTTCCTCAATTATTCCTCAAGACAATTCTGAATACGTTGACTGTAGGGAGCATGTCCCTGCACACTCTCACACTGGATGTTACTATTCCCTCTGTCCCACCCTATGTAGGGAAACAGCCTTGTGAAAGGTCatgagtatcagattggtgggagttagatacccaggacccccacgaATCAGCATTTTAAAGAGACCGCagcatttgggtgagcgctgtaaCTTCACATTGCATTAATATTATATAAACaggcatgtgaccaatgaatgtgaccactggcctgtgaagcagaaccCACcggaagcagctgatctgtggggtcctgtgTATCAGACCCCCATTAATtgcatattaatgacctatcctaagggcaggtcatcaatatttaaaggAGTTGCGCCAACTTTTTATCCCTTATAGACAGGAATGGGACTTcatgattagtgggggtctgaccactgagacctctACCACTCCTGAGAAGAGGGTTCTGGTCTTCAGTCTTGATGGATTACTGCACTTGGCTATTTCCATCTCCGGagctcccatagagaatgaatggatcaCCAGGGCGAATGCTTGGCTTTCCAATCTATCCGGGACAGGAGAACTGGATCCCCATTTTCAGGATCATGAGGGTCCTAGCAGTCAGATTCCCACTAACTATGGAGTTACCCTCAATAGACGAGAAcatcaacccctttaactcccagaaaactcctttaaacatTTTAGAGCAGAAAGTTTTCTACCTGAAATAAGTTTCACAGATCTTTCCACGATTTGCACAGGGCTTACAGCCATAATATGGATGCTACAGTCATATACTTTTCATTAAGCGTTTATCATATTGTTTACAGGTGCAATCTGCCCCCTAGAGGAGTTGTGTGATATAGCACACAAATATGGTGCCCTGACATTCGTTGATGAAGTGCATGCAGTGGGGCTGTACGGGGTGCGGGGTGCAGGAGTAGGAGAAAGAGATGGCGTAATGCACAAGATGGATATTATCTCAGGAACATTGGGTAAGTCATGGATTTGTTATATGTGTAAATGAGGATTTTACTGTACTAGAAATCTACAAAGGAGGTGGCCATGAATAAGGAGGACACCTGGAAATTCCCATTTATTCTAATGGGAAGTCACCTTGTACACTACCAGATCAAATCAAATAggatttattggcacgtccaaatggatatttggcattgccaaagctagtaaagtggggggaggggcggagttggagttgagggggagagtatgggggggggactgatttggggtataacagtccatggagtctcatcttcctcttagttggtgaccgctatatggggaggtggggtggggcgtttgatttggggtataacagtccgtggagtctcatcttcttcttgtttggtgacagttggacacgtattgggcagcgatctccacagtggccttttcttctcccagtaggatgtagagtttggTGACTGGGAATGACTGAATTAGCTGGAGAAtcatgctatatactatataactcTATTATTTCTTCATAGGGAAGGCATTTGGCTGTGTCGGTGGCTATGTGGCTAGCACAGCTGCCCTCATTGACACTGTGCGCTCTTACGCTGCCGGATTCATTTTTACCACCTCTCTGCCCCCCATGGTGCTTGCCGGTGCTTTAGAGTCTGTGCGTGTCTTGAAAAGTGAGGAAGGGCAAGCACTGCGCCGCGCCCACCAGCGCAATGTCAAGCATATGCGCCAGCTGCTCATGGACGCTGGGCTACCTGTCATCAACTGTCCCAGCCACATCATCCCCATACGGGTAAGAGACACTCTCATATACATGATGATACAAATACTGATCTAGGTATCTCCGTCAGACATGACTAACTGATTGTGTCCCATACCAGGTTGGCAATGCCGCGTTGAACAGCAAGATCTGTGACATCCTTCTGTCTGAGCACAACATTTATGTGCAGGCCATCAACTACCCAACTGTTCCCCGTGGAGAAGAGTTGTTGAGGCTGGCTCCCTCCCCACACCACGCTCCTGAGATGATGAATTACTTTGTGGGTAAGCAATAGTCATTAAATGGTTAATGAAAGGAACTATTATggcagaatcagactacacactggatttgtatgtagtctgtaaccatggaaacgTCCAGTTAAGCTTCAGTTTTTAGATAAATGATTGCAAATGAACCTTCACATTCCTTTTCTACAGAGTGTCTGGTTGAAACATGGAAGGAAGCTGGGATGCCATTGCAGTCACCCTCCGCCGCCGAGTGCAACTTCTGCCACCGCCCCCTGCACTTTGACCTGATGAGCGAGTGGGAGCGTACATACTTTGGAAACATGGAGCCGAAATATATCACTATGTACGCATAAGCCTGCTTGGAGGGCCTCAACACACTGGTGCTAGCAGTCCTATTGGTAAACTGCCCCCCAACATGTCCACAGACCAACAAATTGGCTAGTAACCAAATATTCAACTCAGAGATACTCAGCCATTTATATAGTATAGGTACAAGCAAACAGACCCCCCTTCCACCCAATGCTCCCGCTTCAGATTCCCCAGCAGTCTCTGCTTTCTGGCCCTACAGGAAATGGGGCTCATCCTATCACTGTTTGTATGACTGGCCATTTCCTATGTATTGTGAGGGACCAGGAAGTATTGACGAATGCTTTGCCAGGGGTTACATCAAGTAGCTCTTCTTTTTAGTAAATTTCCAATATATTATCCATGATAACTTGGCTGCTCTCTATGCGGAGGTGCGGCATGGCCGTGTCACCaacagacgtgatgtcacttcctgggaaGAGCCTATTGTGaaagagagcagccatgttttctaatcctggataatccctttaagcctctCTTAAAGTTTCCCCTGCTAAACATCCCTTTAACCCTTAATGGACTAGCTTAGTCTAACATAACCACTACTTACGACAGTCTCTACATCTCGCCAGACGTCCTACAATCACGCCGCTTCTGTAATAATTTATTTCAAGCAATAATATGACACTTTGCTCATGTTCTAGAATCTGTGTATTATCTGCATATATTAGTCGTATTGCCACGTCCGGGCTGCGAGTGTGTTTGAGATGTTCACACGTCAACTGACAATAAAGGCATCTGCATAAAGTCATCTGTTATGGTGTCGGTGACTATTTATAGGGGAATTCAGCATTGGGGGAGATGATATGACTAGGAGTCAGCTGTACATGTCTGGCAGTGGGGTGGGTATCCATAAGCAGACCCCAGAACAAAGCTTGTAATAGGTCACCTCTCATAATGATAGATTAAACCAGAGTCTATTTTAGAGGGTGGTTTACTCTGGGTGGCCCCATGGATGTGAATCTCAGGAACAAACAGAATCCGCTCAGTATTATTTAGTgatgtatggtgctattatttgaAAATGTATTACAGTAATAAGTGggaactatatggtagtattatgtgggctTCTtaagagtattatttatatactgtatgttctttggcactacatagtagtagtatgtgTGCCgtatagggcagtattatgtgtatactgagaatagtattttcatactgtatatggcagcattatttgtatagaattattagtattgtatagtagtattggtatattatatatggcagtattatgtgtttaTGGAGGTTAGAATTTGTattctgtatatggcagtatcgtATGTATACTGGAGTAGTATTTCTATatggtatatggcagtattatgtgtatattTTGAGTTTTATTTGTagactttatatggcaatattgTATGTATATGGAGAGTAGtatttgtatacagtatatggcagttGCCACTACATAGTGATACTATGAgggttgtatatggcagtattacatgcATACAAAGAGAAGTATTTGTACACTACATGTTGTTTGGTGCTTTATAATGGTACTATGTGGACACTAGCAGTATTTCTAAACTGAGAGTATTATTTGTACACGCATGTTGGTTGGTACTAAATAGCAATATTATGTGGgtggtatatggcagtattacatgtATACTAAGAGAAGTAATTGTAGACTATATGTTGTTAGCTGCTTCATAGTGGTACCATGTGGGTGGTATATCGCAGTATTACATGTATACAAGATTAGTATTTGTACACTACATGTTGTTTGGTGCTTCATAGTGGTGCTATGAGGAAACTATAGCAGTTTTTGTAAACCTAgagtaatatttgtacactgcaTGTTTGGTTAGTACTACAGAGCAGTACTATGTGGgtggtatatggcagtattctgtATATTTTGAGAGCAGTATTGGCATTTAATAGTGGTCTGATAAATAGCAGTATTGGCTTAGCACTAAATGGCAGTATAATGTGAGCCACATGTGGCAACCCTGTTGCTTAGGGCCCTGTCTTTCATTCAAGGAGCCATCTAGGACAATGGGCCATCCTGGATTTAGGTGTCTACtctctaaggctctgttcacatctgcgctaatAATCTGTACAGGGATttcattcccctctccgcatttttcgcccttttcgggcagaaaccgagcagaaaccacatggactccattatagtctaaggggtctgtggtttcctaaggtaaccgcttttttatgcagattagatttCCGTTCGGATGGAACCTAAGCAGACCACCCGAACGGAAAcacgtgcgcagatgtgaacctagcctgacactCAGAAGAACATTTATTATCTAATCTCTGCTGGTGAATAAAGCTTACTATGCAAACTAGATCAAAGTCAGCTGACAGGGCGGCCTGAGCATGCTCAATCCTTCAGTCTGCAGAGAGATAACCCCCTGGCACTTTGTATCCTACTTGCCTTATCAATGAGAGATGCAGGCCTATTACATGGGCTATCTTACCTTGTGATGTTCCCCTATATAATTCTGCACCGTGTTCTCCTGCAAACCACTGCACCAAAAAACCACCTCAAATTGGGCAGTTTTTTCTACGGCCACCTCACAGCTTTCAACCTTATAATGGATATGCTGCGGGTTTACAACCCATGGTGCAGGTCAGTTTACCCGGCAGGTTTTAGATGCAGCATGTGGGTGATATTTGTATAAATCTCCTCCACAACACTACTAGTGTAGATGGCAGTGAGTGCCAACCTACTACAAtccctaaggctacatgcacagtgTTACTGCTAGTCATGACCCATTGTTTTCTATAGCCCCATATATACGCCCCTCTGTATTATCATGGGTACCTGAGCCTGGGACATAActaagaacaggtcctattctttcCTTTCTGCAGCCGCTCTCTCTGCAGTAAATCAATGGGTCCGAGTGCATTTCCCCTTAATAGGTTTTCCCACTATAGACACTCGCTTGGGATTTAGCACTGGGAACCCCAGCAATATGGAGAACAAGGGTCTTCAAAGAGCGCCATGTGGAGTGCCCACCTGTAGATACCACCCCATTTACTTCTAGGGCATCAAACTCGTGCAGTACCTTGTAAGTACATGGAGgggtggccccatacacacactgcCAGTGCAGTCACATGGGGGATCTTTACAGTATAAACGTGGGATAACCTCTAAAATGAGTAAACCACAGTCTAAAGAAAATTATCACAGAAGAACTGTACTGAATCAATCGTACGTACCTGTCTCATAAGCATATTGGTTACTGTCTCTTTAAGAGGTAAAAGTTTTTGCAGGTTACAACACACAAGGTGGCGCAATTTCTTAAATGTTGCAAACAACTGTAAAACTTTCACTGTCAGGCTTCAAGTCATCTCCGAGAGACCTCATCTAGACCTTGTTACTTCACAAAGTCTTACACCCATCTTTCCACACCCACCTTATCAAGTGTCCATCGCTCCCTGTTAGAACCTCCTGGTCATAGTTCCCTGAGTTTCAAGACTCCTGTGTCCCAAGGGTTTAAGGATTCTCCCTCTTCCAGCaggtagtcacagctccagaCTGACTAAACCTATGCCCCAGTGGCCTCCTCAGAAGGTTGTGGCTCCCCGCTCAGGCTCATACAGGGTACCAGGTGGGTTATCCCCCTCTATGATATCCATGTGCTCTAATAAAGACATATAAAGCAGGCTGGCTTTATCAAACATCCCATCTaaacatcacccagctttcccagaataagAAAGGACTAACTATAAGTTACTGTAATGTACTGTATTACACCCTATTGTTAACCTTCAGCATGCCACCAGATGGTGCTGTAAGTTTTCGATAAATTCCAAATACATTGACTGAATTCTGATCACTTGCAAAGAAGctgaaaacatttttatttttcatcctcttggaaagctggatgacaacaaGGATGGTTTTCTGATGTACCCATGAGGGCTCCCAGCTGCTCGTAGCTACTGACTCACACACATCCATGCATTAGGATAGTGTCTAGTTGTGGGAACATGGGAGTCCTTATAGCCATAGCAGCGATCAGAAGAGCCGAGTGGCTCAGGGGCCACTAGTTTTCTGCTATATGGTTCTACTATGGCGCCAAACCCCAGGAGTACTGGTAGTACATTACATGTTAggtatacattacagacaggcttAGAGCATCAGGGTACCAGGACATCCAAAGTGTATCCGAGGTAGTTACACAGTTATGGGGACATCGATAAAAGGCACACTGCTATGGGGACATCAATAGTAGTCACACTGCTATGGGGACATCAATAAAAGGCACACTGCTATGGGGACATCAGTAGCGGGCACAATGTTATGGTGACATCAGTAGTgggcacactgttatggggacaacTATGGCAGGCATACTGTTACGGGGATACCTATGGCGGTCATGCTATTATGGGAACATCTATGGCGAGCACACTGTTCTATGTAGGGGCAcattgttatggggacatctatgTTGGGCACACTGGTCTATGTCGGGCACAATGTTATGAGGACATCTATGTcggacacactgttatggggacatctatgTCGGGCACACTGTTCTATGTCGGGCACATTGTTATGGGAACATCAGTTTCTGTCATCCCatggagactccactgcagattcCTTCTGTAATCGGTGGAGAGAAACGTCCTGCACAAAGGACTATAGTGTCCGTGGTTAACCGCTTTTTTACCGGACAGTCTCTCTTGGAGTCTTTTGGATCCCCACGTGGCCCTGAATGACATGGAGACAAACGCGAGTGTGAAACTGTTGGTATATGAATTGCAATACGGTTGAATTATACGCCATTTTATTATACGCCATTCTATATACGCCTACTGATCTGTATACACAGAAACGCCATGTTGGGGACTCCGCAACAAAATGCGCCAAATTTATAAGCACTTTTTCTTATCTAGAAGCGATTCCTTAGCTCACCTACAAGCGATAGCTTAGAATGACTACCTTCCTAAATTGTTAGATGTTCCTGGAGCCCAAATTCACCCATTTATGCCTATGACGTCACATCTTTTAAGTCAGCCATTAATAGGTACCAGTAACTGAGAAGTCGCACTTATTCTTTGTCACTTCTGCATTATAAATAGATATACAGGATTTCTCATTCCTTCTGCGTCTAACAACTGTGAAGTGTGCACTGCTGCCTACAAGCAAGAGTCCACCGGTGACGTCACCTGTTGCTCAAAGCGATTTTCAATAAAGTTCGGTGGCACGTTCTCGAGAAGTGGAACTAGGGGCGTGGTCTGTGAAGCCAAATACGGCGCCATGTTGACTGGCGAATGACATCCTCAGAACTCTGGTGGACGCGTAGATCATCGAAGCCCCGCCCACTAATGTTCCTCGAACCGCCCCTCGGCACTTCCTATCCGCCTGTACTGCTGTCAGCTGCCTTTGTAGGCGTGGCCAGCCGCCCGGCTCCAGCTAACTGTTCGCAGCAGTGAGTGACGGTGACAGCAGCTCTGGAGACAAAAACGGGAAGTGGTG contains:
- the ALAS2 gene encoding 5-aminolevulinate synthase, erythroid-specific, mitochondrial translates to MASLIKLCPYYTRDPSVFLRAAQPMIMRSAERCPVLLTRAFATSASSPQKVKDTTLPPGVSSGASNRRTLAQAAPQAATANTKCPFIETEMEKEASYIVQKAAPEVQEDLKAFKTDALSTLLYEVKSSLKKKFYGDSPKKVNLGTGAPLIPTHLIKENMTGGAAFGYDEFFNRRIEEKKQDYTYRVFKTVNRKASAYPFAEDFSDLQGEKKEVSVWCSNDYLGMSRHPRVVNAIAESLKEHGAGAGGTRNISGTSKYHVDLECELADLHHKDAALLFSSCFVANDSTLFTLAKMLPGCEIYSDAGNHASMIQGIRNSGVAKYVFRHNDPAHLEELLRKSDPKKPKIVAFETVHSMDGAICPLEELCDIAHKYGALTFVDEVHAVGLYGVRGAGVGERDGVMHKMDIISGTLGKAFGCVGGYVASTAALIDTVRSYAAGFIFTTSLPPMVLAGALESVRVLKSEEGQALRRAHQRNVKHMRQLLMDAGLPVINCPSHIIPIRVGNAALNSKICDILLSEHNIYVQAINYPTVPRGEELLRLAPSPHHAPEMMNYFVECLVETWKEAGMPLQSPSAAECNFCHRPLHFDLMSEWERTYFGNMEPKYITMYA